One part of the Bdellovibrio bacteriovorus genome encodes these proteins:
- a CDS encoding twitching motility protein PilT, whose protein sequence is MSLTELLLQAKAKKAEEFLFVVGSEPRARLASGWTSLRSSPALMTEWNLLQQSLLSTQQKAVLETTGVVQGEAALDTLRIGFSFFQQDSTMKAVLDMDLDGGKQEVALPPSLLEACLRMKGLVLLSGPGEAGQVWALHRILQKISDEKSFLGVVFSRKAFPQVRESRSCYIYHNGEFARPEEKESLMAGVDMVVYDGFNDEESLLEALSLAEQGVFVIYSMKAPSVTNALRRALSTLGERFGEHGAPRLAEVLTMASGQYPVAGLSGEKVFAHEVLLMKPQVRGLIEDQDLKSLENLLTQAPENSGILTLNQSLLQHLIRRRVDLKTAFEVSRDPDNLDQLLKKVGI, encoded by the coding sequence ATGAGTCTGACCGAGCTCCTTTTGCAGGCTAAAGCCAAAAAAGCGGAAGAATTTTTATTTGTTGTCGGCAGTGAGCCGCGTGCTCGTCTGGCTTCAGGCTGGACAAGTTTGCGCTCATCACCTGCGTTGATGACGGAATGGAATCTTTTGCAGCAAAGCCTGCTCAGCACCCAGCAAAAAGCGGTGCTTGAAACCACGGGTGTGGTGCAAGGGGAAGCAGCACTGGATACATTGCGTATTGGTTTTTCCTTCTTCCAGCAGGACAGCACCATGAAGGCTGTTTTGGACATGGATCTTGACGGTGGAAAGCAGGAAGTGGCGCTGCCCCCGTCGTTGCTGGAAGCTTGTCTGCGCATGAAGGGTCTGGTGCTGTTGTCCGGTCCGGGTGAAGCCGGTCAGGTGTGGGCCCTGCACCGAATTCTGCAGAAAATCTCTGATGAAAAGTCATTCCTGGGTGTGGTGTTTTCGCGCAAGGCGTTTCCGCAGGTGCGTGAATCCAGATCCTGCTATATCTATCACAACGGTGAATTTGCCCGCCCGGAAGAAAAAGAAAGTCTGATGGCCGGCGTGGACATGGTCGTCTATGACGGCTTTAACGACGAAGAATCTTTGCTGGAGGCTTTGTCTTTGGCCGAACAGGGTGTGTTCGTGATTTATTCCATGAAGGCTCCATCAGTGACAAATGCTCTTCGTCGTGCGCTTTCCACTTTGGGTGAGCGTTTTGGAGAACACGGCGCCCCTCGTCTGGCGGAAGTGCTGACGATGGCTTCCGGTCAGTATCCGGTGGCGGGTCTGAGCGGTGAAAAGGTTTTTGCACATGAAGTGCTTCTGATGAAGCCTCAGGTGCGCGGCCTGATTGAAGATCAGGATCTGAAATCTTTGGAAAATCTTTTGACCCAGGCTCCGGAAAACTCCGGCATCCTGACTTTGAATCAGTCTTTGTTGCAGCATCTGATCCGTCGTCGCGTGGATTTAAAAACCGCGTTTGAAGTGTCCCGCGACCCGGACAATCTTGATCAGCTTCTTAAGAAGGTAGGTATCTAA